The DNA window aaacaaaataacaaaacaaaattaggCTATAAAACACAATATAAGGATAAGGATAAGCCAACAATATCTAACCTATTATGACCTGTAATCCATAGATAAATAATAAGGGAATGTGATGCCAAAGGAAATAACAACAGTAGTATCTAAACTCACACAAATTAAAGTCTCTCCAGTTGTACAGTGAGTTAACAGGGAAATTGCTCTCAGGAAAGGGGATGGGCCGGCAGCGCTGTGGGacaaaaatacagaagaaaCTACTCTCCCAGCCAGTCCAAAGagtcaagagaaaaaaaacagagcaggagTCCAGGAGGAGATTTGCATGGCACCCTCTCCCCGGACCAACAGAGGTCCAGGTTTGCAGACGTCACTGGTCGAGGatctttgttttctctccacCTCTCGGTGGAGGAATACAAGTTTATCATCCAGCCAGGGACGGGACGGTCTCCTCTGccgctcctctcctccatctatCGGCTTGCACTGGGCTTATTTCTCCTGTATGGTGGATATCCTGCTCAACACTTCTTTCTTGGATGATATGGGGGATCATTCAAAAAGTAAGTTAGTCCTCTTTCTGCTCCTTTGTTGTCATTCCGTGGCTGTGTTGTGagttttaaatttcattttcaagTCATAGTCGGTTGGATTTGATGGTTAATTGCTCGATTCATTTCGACATTTGCAGAATATAGAAAACTGGAACTAAGGCGTGATCATCAGTCCTAtccagaagaaaagaaaatcactaTAGATTTTATTTAAACTTATATTGTAACTGTGCTACTCGTGCGTTTAAGGTTACTTGGTGATATTTTTAGCTCCTGTGGCCtcattataataattctgtaatattCCTGGAAGGAGCCACATGTTTGTTGTGATACGCgcgcaacattttctctccttaAGGTGGAGGGGGTGAAGGGGATTTAACGGGGATGTCACGGGGATTAAAAGAGCGCAGAGCACAGTGTTGCATTAATGCATTCCCCTCCTCACGCAGAGAAGTCGGGAATCGCAATGTGTGTGGGCTGTGGAAGTCAGATACACGACCAGTACATCCTGAGAGTCTCCCCGGACCTGGAATGGCACGCAGCCTGCCTCAAGTGTGCAGAGTGCAGCCAGTACCTGGACGAGACCTGCACTTGCTTCGTCCGGGACGGGAAGACTTACTGTAAAAGAGATTATGCAAGGTAGGAGTGCAAGAGAGTTttcaggatttttttgtgttactTTCTTGCATTTTAGAGTCCAGGTGTTGGGCAAGAAAGTGAGGGGGCAACTGTGATTAAACTGAATAATAATTTTATAATGGAAAACGTGCAGGGTGTGCAAATGGAAGTGCGTAAAAGTGTGCATCATCAGACCTGCAGATTTGTGTTGCAGGCATTCAAATTTTTATTCTTTCCCTGTGATCATTATATTAACTCACAGCTTTTTGCGCTTGAACAAGACTTCACAATCATCAGATTAATTTAATTCAACACATTTTAGATCTACAACGAAGTCTCCGTGCGTCTTTCCAGGTTATTTGGCATCAAATGTGCAAAGTGTAACATGGGCTTCTGCAGCAGCGACCTGGTGATGAGAGCCCGGGACAATGTGTATCACATGGAGTGTTTCCGGTGCTCGGTGTGCAGCCGTCACCTCCTGCCGGGGGACGAGTTCTCTCTGCGGGACGACGAGCTGCTGTGTCGGGCGGATCACGGCTTGCTGGTGGAGCGGGCCTCTGCAGGGAGCCCGCTCAGCCCGGGGAGCATACACACCAGACCGCTGCACATCTCAGGTACACACCGGTTTATCATGGTAAATATAAAACTAAAACAGTGCACTGGGGAATTATCTGCAAAGGCCTTAAATCGTTCATGctctattattattactattattattacaattgtTTAACAattctgcttgtgtttctttaaaaaaagtttattttttaagacAAAATTTGAACAAAGTCGACTAAATAATAGTTTGTGTACAAAGGCCTGCTCTGAAATAATTTTCGGGGCAAGAACTGAGTCAAATTTATCAATATAATTCACTATTTCATTGTAAAAGAGACCTACAAATTATGTCTGGAAAGTTTTGAGTGCAGTGACCTTACAGCAGCCTAATAATATTGAATATTTCCTAATATTAAATTGCAGGAGCGATAATTGTAAATCCACACTATTTGTTCCTTAAAtttcttaatttaaaatgaataatttctgAGACATTAAATACTTattttctgattattttaaaattaaatttgtatttttcttcttctcagaACCGGTTTCGGTCCGGCATCCTCCCCATCACCGGAACCACGTCCACAAGCAGTCCGAGAAGACGACCCGGGTCCGGACGGTGCTGAACGAGAAGCAGCTCCACACCCTGCGGACCTGCTACAACGCCAACCCGCGACCGGACGCTCTGATGAAGGAGCAGCTGGTGGAGATGACCGGCCTGAGCCCCAGGGTGATCCGGGTCTGGTTTCAGAACAAGCGCTGCAAAGACAAGAAGAGGTCGCTCCTGATGAAGCAGCTTCAATCACAGCAACACAGCGACAAAACCGTGAGTCATGTTATGAAATATGTTTTCATACTGTCATGGTATAACTGCAAAATTATAGCCTACATTATTTTATTAGTAGGCTTCTTATAGGCAACTTTGGGCAACATGTCCTTATTAGGTATTTTCTAGTTTACAGTCACTACTGTCACACAAAACCTGTGATTATTTTCTTCTCTGGtttaatttaaacaaatgtGAGGGGGACCAAGTAAAATTCAAGTGCAATGTTATTGCCACACCATGCTCGATAAGAAAGAAACAACTAAATGGCAGTGGTGCTGGAGAGAAACAATGAtagagtgagaaaaaaaaatcggaAAATAATTCAGACTTAATCTGATATTTAAAAGATTTGTTTGCACAACATGAGCACCATTTGGACggttatttttcagttaataaAAGGACTGAAAATAATTCGTTACACAGTTCTTTAAAGAAACAGTGatcaaaacagctgcttttatttttttcatttttgtctattccatttttattttaaatacaggCCCACATATGTTTTCATGAatcaaataatattaaaaaaacagccCTACATATATTTTCATAAATCAAAGAATACTTTTAAAAATAGTGCCTTCGTGTATTTTCATACATCAAAAAAAATGTAGATTTAATATTGAATTAAATGGTTTTGAATCGAAAAATTATTGCAATTTTTGGCAGAAAAGAACACCTTTAATCCTTTAAATATTGCAGAATCAGATTTGTGCTATTTTACAGGCCCATATCAATTTAATACACAATTTTTACTACTAAGTGGTTAGTTTATTATTGAGTTAAATGTTCTTctgcatctgtttttgtttgttttgcgtAAAATTGACTGTTTATGCTTTCATAAAGACAAAgaacatgtttttctttattatctCTGCATCCTATCTTTTATCTTGAAGTGACTCTACACAGTCCAAACTACACCTCTTCTCAATATTTgggacaaactttttttttttctcgttcCTCCTGCAGAATCTGCAGGGCCTGACAGGCACACCTCTGGTGGCAGGCAGTCCCATCCGGCACGACAACACCGTGCAGGGGAATCCAGTGGAGGTGCAGACCTACCAGCCACCGTGGAAAACTCTCAGCGACTTCGCCCTGCAGAGCGACCTGGACCAGCCCGCCTTCCAACAGCTGGTAGGACCACAGTCAATAAAATTCTATTAAAAATAGATTACGGGATATTGAAAATAATTCACAGGGACTCTTGTAAAGCTTCAATTATAGCCCAATGAATAAAATATAGGCTGCACAAATTAAGCTGATGGTCTAAAATAAaacggtgatgatgatgatgatgatgatgatgatgatgattatgatggTGAACTTCATTTAGTTTGCTTGGAAACTATTATTTCATCCAGTAATATTGATGCGTTTGATTTCCAAAAGATTCAAGTGCAAACAAGCTGTCTCTTGCGTCATACTGTTTCTAAATCTTGTGTTGGCCCCCACGTGGAGTCACTTGATAAGCTTATGTGGTCTCGTGAGATTTACAAGACTGATAAAGGGATTTGTTTTCATATGTTTTAGTAGATAGGATTAGTgtgagaaggagaagaaaaatagaaatatataatTATTTCTGCATCCATTTGGAGCTCCCATTTGGCCCTCGTGGTCATGCGCACGTCCACATGTTGACATCTCTATAAGTGGGGGCCATGAGACGTTTGGCAAGCgcacagataaacaaactgGTAAATAACCTTTTGTAAATGCATGTTTGGTTGATGTGTGTCCTTCTGCTTCCTCCTGCAGGTGTCCTTCTCTGAGTCGGGCTCTCTGGGCAACTCCTCGGGCAGCGATGTGACCTCCCTGTCGTCTCAGTTACCGGACACACCGAACAGCATGGTGCCGAGTCCCGTCGACACGTGAAGAGGCCGCGAGGTCAAGCTGGAGCTCCTCGAGCGCGCACCCGCGTCCTCTGCAAGGGGGACGCGCAGAGACCTCAGTGACATtcaatcaaagaaaaaaaaaacgaattaAAGTACCCGGATGGATTTATGCTCGAGGATACATTCAGGTGCCGACTGGAGGAATTGGAGATCTGACTATTCCCTTTACATTTAGGCATTTGTAGCTCactgtcttgctcaaggacactccGGCAGGACACAGCTGTTGATGGACATTATGGGCTCCTACATATGGGACCTTCTTACCATGATGCCAATGCCTAAAGTGGCCATAACGTGGTGAACATGTTACGGGACGTCTGAAGGTTACAGTATGTTTATCAGGAACACAAACTGTGTACATGTGCATGATTTGTATGTTTCAGTATCGACTCTTGTAAATTAATGAAACGGATGAGATGCGCAT is part of the Epinephelus lanceolatus isolate andai-2023 chromosome 5, ASM4190304v1, whole genome shotgun sequence genome and encodes:
- the isl2a gene encoding insulin gene enhancer protein isl-2a, encoding MAPSPRTNRGPGLQTSLVEDLCFLSTSRWRNTSLSSSQGRDGLLCRSSPPSIGLHWAYFSCMVDILLNTSFLDDMGDHSKKKSGIAMCVGCGSQIHDQYILRVSPDLEWHAACLKCAECSQYLDETCTCFVRDGKTYCKRDYARLFGIKCAKCNMGFCSSDLVMRARDNVYHMECFRCSVCSRHLLPGDEFSLRDDELLCRADHGLLVERASAGSPLSPGSIHTRPLHISEPVSVRHPPHHRNHVHKQSEKTTRVRTVLNEKQLHTLRTCYNANPRPDALMKEQLVEMTGLSPRVIRVWFQNKRCKDKKRSLLMKQLQSQQHSDKTNLQGLTGTPLVAGSPIRHDNTVQGNPVEVQTYQPPWKTLSDFALQSDLDQPAFQQLVSFSESGSLGNSSGSDVTSLSSQLPDTPNSMVPSPVDT